A single Pan troglodytes isolate AG18354 chromosome 19, NHGRI_mPanTro3-v2.0_pri, whole genome shotgun sequence DNA region contains:
- the G6PC3 gene encoding glucose-6-phosphatase 3 isoform X2 codes for MITGAALWPIMTALSSQVAPRAHSRWVRVMPSLAYCTFLLAVGLSRIFILAHFPHQVLAGLITGAVLGWLMTPRVPMERELSFYGLTALALMLGTSLIYWTLFTLGLDLSWSISLAFKWCERPEWIHMDSRPFASLSRDSGAALGLGIALHSPCYAQVRRAQLGNGQKIACLVLAMGLLGPLDWLGHPPQISLFYIFNFLKYTLWPCLVLALVPWAVHMFSAQEAPPIHSS; via the exons ATGATCACAGGAGCAGCCCTCTGGCCCATAATGACGGCCCTGTCTTCGCAGGTGGCCCCTCGGGCCCACAG CCGCTGGGTAAGGGTGATGCCTAGCCTGGCTTATTGCACCTTCCTTTTGGCGGTTGGCTTGTCGCGAATCTTCATCTTAGCACATTTCCCTCACCAGGTGCTGGCTGGCCTAATAACTG GCGCTGTCCTGGGCTGGCTGATGACTCCCCGAGTGCCTATGGAGCGGGAGCTAAGCTTCTATGGGTTGACTGCACTGGCCCTCATGCTAGGCACCAGCCTCATCTATTGGACCCTCTTTACACTGGGCCTGGATCTTTCTTG GTCCATCAGCCTAGCCTTCAAGTGGTGTGAGCGGCCTGAGTGGATACACATGGATAGCCGGCCCTTTGCCTCCCTGAGCCGTGACTCAGGGGCTGCCCTGGGCCTGGGCATTGCCTTGCACTCTCCCTGCTATGCCCAGGTGCGTCGGGCACAGCTGGGAAATGGCCAGAAGATAGCCTGCCTTGTGCTGGCCATGGGGCTGCTGGGCCCCCTGGACTGGCTGGGCCACCCCCCTCAGATCAGCCTCTTCTACATTTTCAATTTCCTCAAGTACACCCTCTGGCCATGCCTAGTCCTGGCCCTCGTGCCCTGGGCAGTGCACATGTTCAGTGCCCAGGAAGCACCGCCCATCCACTCTTCCTGA